The nucleotide window CGATCTTGTCGGCGAGCGTGCTGAACGTGAGCGAGCCCACCAGCATGCCGAAGAGGCCCGCGCCGAACACCGGCGAGAGCGTTTCTTTCGCAATGCCCCACTCGCGGATCACCACCGGCGCCACATAGCCCATCGCCTGGACGTCGAACCCATCCATCACGAGGCATAGCGCGCACAGCGTGACCACGAGTAACTGATACGGCCCGAACCGGCTCTCGTCGATGATGCCGGTAACCTCCACCGCCTTGCTCATGTTGTGTCTCCAATCATTGTTCTATCGTCTCGATCGCACTGCGGCGACTAGAGTTCGAGTATCAGCCGCCCGCTTTTCGCGCGCGAGCAGCAGGTCATCATGCGCGTTTGCGTGTCGCGCTCGGCGCGCGTGAGCACCACGTCGCGGTGATCAATCTCGCCCGCCAGCACGCGCACCTCGCACGAGCCGCACAAACCTTCTTCGCAGTCGCTTTGCACGTCGATGTTCGCGCGGCGCAGGGCGTCGAGCACGGTCTGGTCGGCGCCCACGTTAAGCACGAGCCCCGAGTCTTTCAACTCGACTTCGAATGCCTGTTCCTGCGAGGGGTCGAGCTTGCCGCCGCTCGCGGCGAAATGCTCCACGCGCAACGCGTCTTCGGGCCACGCCTCGCTGCACGCTTCGAGCGCTTCGAGCATGCGCGCGGGACCGCAGGCGTAGACGCGCGTGTGTTCGTCCACGCGCAGCGCGGCGAAATCGTTGCGCGTGCCTTCTTCCGATACGTGCATATGCAGACGTTCGCCATGCAGTTGCGCGAGTTCATCGGCAAGCGCCATCGTCTTGCGCGAGCGGCCGCTATAGTGCAATTCGTAGTCGATGCCCAGTTCGCGCGCGCGGCGCGCCATGGCGCTCACCGGCGTGATGCCGATGCCGCCGGCAATGAAGATCGCGCGGCGTCCTTCCTCGTCGAGCCGGAAGTGATTACGGGGGCCGCGAATCTTCAGGCGCATGCCTGCGCGCAGCGTGTCGTGCACCCAGGCCGAACCGCCGCGGCTTTGCGTTTCGCGCAGCACGGCGATCTCGAATGCGCCCGCGTCGGCGGGGTCCGAGCACAGCGAGTACTGCCGCGAGATGCCGGTGTCGCCGCATTCCACGTCGATATGCGCGCCCGGCGCCCAACGCGGCAGCGCGCCGCCGTCCGGCGCCACGAGACGCAAACGGACGATACCTTCGGCCACGGCGTCCACACGCTCGACCACCACAGGCCGCGAAAGCGCGTGCGCCGAAGGCTCGCCGATGCGCACCGGCACATGCGCACCGAGCAGCGCCGCATTCGTGCGTTCCGGGTTCTGCACGGGGTCCCATTCCACGCGCAGATGCTCAGGACCCCGGAACGAAGTGTTGGGCACGTAGCTGAACGTCTGCTCGGCCAGACGCATGTGCGGCAAGCGGCGCGTGAACTCTTCGAGGAAGATCTGCATCTCCATGCGCGCGAGATTCTTGCCCATGCACTGGTGCGATCCATAGCCGAACGTGACGTGATCGCTTGCGTTGTCGCGGCGAATGTCGAACAGGTCGGCGTCCGCGAAATGACGCTCGTCGTGATTCGCGGACGACGTCACGATGAGCAGCTTCGAGCCCGCCGGAATGTCGATGCCGCCAATCTGCACGTCCTTGGTCGCGAGGCGCCGCCAGGCCGCCACCGAACCGTTATGGCGCAGGCACTCCTCCACGGCGTTCGGAATGAGGCTCGGGTCTTCGCAGATTTCGCGCCACGCGTTCGGGTGCTGCAGCAGCAACTTCATCGCGTTGGCTGTGGCATTGGCCGTGGTCTCGTGTGCGGCCACGATGCCGGCCATCATCATTGAATGCAGATAGGAGTCCGTGACGACTTCCGGATGTGTCTTCTGCTTGCGAATGCCGTACTGCATCCAGCCCGGGCCATCCGGGTTCTGGCGCATCTTGTCGAGCACCTTGCCCGCGAACTGCCAGAAGTTGCCCACCGCGTGCGCGACTTCGACCTGCTCTTCGGGGCGCGGCCGGCCCCACGTATTGACCGTGTGCGCGATCGAATACTTGCGCAGTAGATCCATGTCCTCTTCAGGCACGCCCAGAAAATGCAGCGCTACGGTGAGCGGCACTTCCCAGAGCATCTCGTCGACGAGATCGGCTCGGCCTGCGTCGATGAAGCGGTCCACGTATTCGCGCGTGAGGCGCCGCACCATCGGTTCGTGGTGCTTGAGATGTTCGGGCGTGAACGGCTCCATCAGCACGCGGCGGCGCGGCATGTGGGCAGGCTCGTCCTCGTTCACGAGCGTGCGGTTCATGGCGTAGCCGTACGACTCCAGTACCGCGTTCGCCTCCGGGCCCGTGGGCGTGATCTTTTCGAGCGCGATGGACGGCGAGAACGTGAGGTTGTCGCGGAAGATTGCCTTGATGTCGGCGTAGCGCGTGACCACCCAGTAGCCGAGTTGCGGGCTGTAGAACACGGGCTCCTGCTCGCGAGCCCAGCGCACGTACTCGGGTGGGTCCTGCTGATAGCCGTCGCTGAAAGGATCGAATGCGGCGGCGTTGGCGCTGACCGGGCAGCGCGGCGCGGCGCTGGGCGCCTCGCCTGCTGCGTGGGGAAACGGGCAGCGGCCCGTTGACTGGGAAGGTGTCTCGCTCATGTGCGTCTCCTGCAACCTGCATGCGTTACGTTTTGCGTAACTCTAGTACGCATTGCGTAATCACGAGATTGGGGTTAACGTGCAAGCAAGGCCGGCACTGTGCCGCGCCTACGCGCCCTAAAATCCCCCGTGAACCCAACCGATTCCCCCGCGTCCCCGCCCAGCATGGAAAGCAGGAAAACCACTCCCCGCCGCCCCGCGGCCAAAGCCGCCGAGGCCGCAGCGGCCACCACGGACGCGCAAGAGATGAAAGCCGCCGCCGCGCCGCGCGAACGCCGCCAGCGCGTGCAGTCCGCGCAAACGGGCATGGCCGTGCTGAAGGGTCTCGCGCGCCTGGGCGGCCGTGCGAGCCTATCGGGTCTCGCCGCCTGCGTGGGCGAGAGTCCCGCGAAGGTGCACCGCTATCTCGTGAGCCTGATCGAGGAAGGTCTCGTCGCGCAGGACACCACCACGCAGCAGTATCTGCTCGGCGTCGAGGCGATGATGATTGGCGTGGCCGCCATGCGCCAGGCCGATCCGGTGCGCATCGCGGAGCCCGCGCTCGTGCGCCTGCGCGAGACGCTCGAAGTGACGTCGTTCGTCGCGGTGATGGGCAACAAGGGGCCCACGATCATCCGCTTCGAGGAGCCGGGACTGCCCGTGACGGTCAACGTGCGGGTGGGATCGGTGATGTCGCTGTTATGGTCGTCAACGGGCCGCGTCTTCCTCGGCCTGCTCGACGACACGCGCGTGCTCGCGCAAGCCGAAGAAGAACTCGCGCACGCCGACGCATCGTTGCGCGCGCAACTGAGCACGAGCGACCCGATCGGCACGCTGCGCCGCGACGTGCAGACGGCGCGCTGCGCGAGCGTGCGCGATACGAATCTCAAGGGCATCAGCGCCGTTTCGGCCCCGCTCTTCGATCACACCGGCAAGCTCTGCGGCGTGCTCACGGCGCTGGGCGCCACAGGCGGCTTCGACGCTACGCCCGATGGCCCGAACGGGCGTGCCGTGCGCCGCGAGGCCGACGCCGTGAGCGCCCTGCTCGGCTACGTGGCGCAGGGGGCTTAACGCTTCGTCAGCGTGGCGGTCGGCGGGGCGATGGAATTGGCAGGCGTCTGAAGATAGCCGTCGTTCAGCGTCTTCAGAAAGGCGACCACGTCGTCGATATCGTTTGCATTCCATGCCGGGCGGCCGCCTTCTTTGCGCGTGAGCGGCTCGTCCACCGTATCGATGTTGGCGCGCAGTTCCGGCGGCAAGTCGTCGAACTTCACCACATGGCCGCGCGCATCTTTCGAATACCACTTCGCCGGATTCGTGTCGCGCTCCACGTAAAAGCGCAGCGCGTCGCGCAGCGTATGGAAGCGCCCATTGTGGAAGAACACCTGGCGCGTGGCGACGTTGCGCAGCGTCGGCGTCTTGAAGAGCCCGCAGTACAGGCGGTTCTTCGCCACGTCCGTGCGAACCGGGCCGCACAGGCCTTCGTCGTAGTACTTCGGATCGCGGTTCGCGCGCAGCTCGGGGTTGCGCGGCACGCCGAGCGCCTCGAACTGGAAGTCGGTGAAGAGCGGATGCGCGCCGTTCGCGCCCGGCTGATCGATATGGCACGACGCACAGTTGCCGCTGTTCGGATCGTCGAACAGCTTCTTGCCGCGCATTTCGCTTGCGGTGAGTTGCGCCCGGCCGTCGAGATACGCGTCGAACTTGCTCGTGTACGGACGGAAGCCCGGATCCTCGAGTTCGTAACGCTCCACGGCGGCCATCGCCTGGCGCAGCGCCGTGTCCTTCGAGACGAAAATCGTCTCGCCGAACACCTGTTTGAAACGTGCCGCGTAGGGCGCGCGCTCGAGTTTCGCGACCACTTCGCCCGCGTCGCGATTGGCCATTTCGTTCGCGTTGAAAAGCGGGAACAGCGCCTGGTCGTGCAGCGTGTTGAAGCGCCCATCCCACGCGAAGCCGCCGGACGGCGGGCTATCCGCATCCGTGAGCCGCTCGTAGATGCTCGCGGCCTGCACGTGCGTCCACACCGGCGTACGGTTGAGCACGTAAGCAAGCGTGGGCACCGCGCGCGTGCCCTGCGAGCGCAGGTCGGGACCGCCGAACTGCGCGGCGAGGCCGTTGGGCGGACCATAGGCATGCGCGGGACTATGGCAGCTCGCGCACGACATACGCCCCGATGCCGAAAGCGCGGGGTCGTTGAAGATCAGCTTGCCGAGCGCCGCGACGTCGCTATAGGGAACGCTCGGGGCGCTCTGCTTTGTAGGGGCCACGGTAACAGGCTGCGCCGCATCCGCCCTGGATACGGAAAACGCCGCCACCGCGGCAGCGGTGACGGCGAGCGCAGCGGTCACGGCGCGGCGCGCCGTGTGGCTTGCGAAAAGAACGGTCATCGGCTTAGAGATTCGTGAAGATGTCCTTGCCGAAGCTCGCGAGGCCAGACTGCCCCGCGTAGCCGAGGTAGCCGAGCCCGAACATGTCCTCAATGCTCTTGAGCATCGAATAATGGTTGTACGGCACCGTCGAGACCGTGCCCGGCTTGATGAACTTCGAGATCATCACCGCGCCGGTGCGGTCGCCGCCGTAGCTTTGCTTGTTGAGTACGAGGTTGATGTTGCCCGTCAGGCCCGGCGCGTTGATGCCGAGCTTCGACAGATACGCTGCGGGCACCGTGCCCATCGCCGCGCTTTGCGGGAACGTGCCGAGGTTCGGGCCTTCCTGCTGGCCGCAGCAGGTATCGCCCGCGAACGTGAAGTCCACTTCGCTCGCGTTCGGCATCGTCACCTGCGCGTAGCTGCTTTCATCGAAGTTGATGATGAGCAGGCCGTCCTGCTGGAACGCCGGCGACGCCGTGATGATGGGCACCCACTTCTGCAGGAACGCGTCGGCCGAAACGAGGCCGCCCGTCGCGCCGTTCGCGCACGGCGAGTCGTGGCCGTCGTCACAGGTGCTCGGCGTGATGAAGTTGAAGTTCGCCGTGGTCGACACCTTCTGCAGGTCGGTCGTGAGCTTGTCCAGGTTCACCACGTTGTTGCCGCAGTCCGTCGAGTCAATGATCGAGTGGAAGTACATGAACGGGTTGTGGCGCGTGGCGTACGAGTCGCCGGCCGGGGTTGTCGCGTTCGGCGCTTCCTGGGTGTTCGTCAGGTCGGTGGTGCCGAGCGCCGGATGGCCGCAGGTGGCCGATTCGCGCGCCGGGTCGTTGCCCATGTCGCCTTCGTAACCCTTCCACGTGTAGTGCGCCGCCGTGAGCTGGTCCGCAATCGTCTTCACGCTCGACGGATACACGCAGCCGGTGCCGATCGCCTGACCGTCCGGGGTCATGCCCGTGAGGTTGAAATCCTCATAGGTCGTGCAGTCGTTATCGGTTTGCAGCGTGGGCGACTGGCCGCTGATCATCGAGATGTAGTTGTCGAGGCTCACGTGACCCGTGCCGTAGTACTGCTGCACGAGCGCACCCTGCGCGGCGAGCGTCGTCGCGAGATACGGCGCCTTCGTGTTCGCGCCGAAGGTCGTTGTGTAGTTCTCGTTTTCGAGCGTGATGATGAAGACGTGCTTGATTGCCTGCACGGTGCCCGCCGTCGACGGGCTGCTGCCCGACGGGCCGCATGCGCTCACGAAGAGCGAAACGAACAGCGCAGCAAAGATGGAAACAAGCGACGCGGAAAAGCGCGCGCCGATCTTGCCGGTGAAGCGAACAGCCATGGGAGGTCCTCTGTGTGTCGAGTCGTTTTTGGTTTTTTGCCGCTATGGGGCCTGGGAGCGCTTGCGGCTTTCTGCACCCTGTCGATGCGTAGTACCAGGGCGGCGCAAGCTTACGAATCCTTTGTGACGCTTACATGAAAAAACGCGGTTTTACGACCGGACGTTCGAAAATAGCGTCAAGGAATCATGCTTGCGCACACAACGAACTGGTTCACGGGATGAGGCCCCGCTATAGCGATTCCCGGACCGTCGCGGAGCAACCGGCTATCATGTGAATTCAAACGGTAGATGGAACGAATCAATCACATGGCCTCCCCACAGGAAAACATCAGCATGGCGGTGTTCTGCGACTTCGAGAACGTCGCGCTCGGCGTGCGCGACGCGAAGATCGACCGCTTCGATATCCAGCCCGTGCTGGAGCGGCTCTTGCTCAAGGGCAGCATCGTCGTGAAGAAGGCCTATTGCGACTGGGAGCGCTACAAGGGCTTCAAGGCCGCGATGCACGAGGCGAGCTTCGAGCTGATCGAGATTCCGCACGTGCGGCAGTCTGGCAAGAACTCGGCCGATATCCGCCTCGTCGTGGACGCGCTCGATCTCTGCTATACGAAGTCGCACGTGGACACCTTCGTGATCGTGAGCGGCGACTCCGACTTTTCGCCGCTCGTCTCGAAGCTGCGCGAAAACGCCAAGAAGGTGATCGGCGTGGGTGTGAAGCACTCCACCTCCGACCTGCTCGTCGCCAATTGCGACGAGTTCATCTTCTATGACGACCTGGTGCGCGACCTCGTGCGCGATCAGCAGGCGCAAGGCAAAGGCAAGAACAAGGACGGCAGCGCCGCGAAACGCCAGGGCGGCGAAGAGCGCCAGCCGAAACAGGACGGCGACGAGCGCAGGTCGAAGGCCGTTGGCTTCGCAATCGAAACGCTCGACGCGCTCATCCTGGAGCGTGGCGAAAGCGGCAAGATCTGGGCCTCGGTGCTCAAGAGCGCCATCAAGCGGCGCCGGCCCGACTTCAACGAAACGCGCTACGGCTTCCGCGCATTCGGCAATCTGCTCGAAGAGGCGCAGTCGCGCGGCCTGCTCGAAGTGGGCCGCGACGACAAGTCGGGAACGTGGGTGTCGCGGCTGAACCCGCCGCCCCTCCCGGCTGCTGCCGCCAGCGCGCCGGCGCCGGAAAGCCCGCAGCCGCGCACCGAGGAGCCGCGCGGCAGGCGCAAAGGCCGTCGCAATGGCCGCGGCAGCGGCGCGGAGCACGCGCGCGAAGCCGCTGTCGAGCAGTCAGTCGAGCAATCGGTCGAGACGCAAAGCGAGATTCCGTTCGAGCCTGTCGAAGTGCCTGTGCACGCAGCGCATGGGCACGAAGCGGCGCTGCCCTTCTTCGCCGAGCCTTTCGACGCGAACGGGCGCACCCACGCGCCGCAAGAGGCACACGAGACGCCCGAACCGGCTGCCGAGGTCGAGACCGCAGCGCCCGCTCCCGCGCGAGCGCGCAAGACGACTGCGCGCAAGAGCCCCGCGCGCAAGAGGACGTCGAAGAAGGCAGCCGAAACGGCGCCCAGCGCCGCGGACGAACCGCCGAGCGCTGCCGCAGCGCCAGCCGAGCCCGCTGCCAGGAAAGCGCCCTCGCGTGCACGCCGCACGCGCAAGGCTGCCGCGGAAGAAAGCTGAACATTGCGCCGTGCGTGCCGCGCGAGTTGGACGGCGCGCCGCGTATCGATCAATCGCCGAAAGGATTCGCGGGCCGCTTGCCCTTGGCGGGCGGTGCTTCCTCGCTCGCCGGCGTGGCACTCCCGAACGGATCCGGCTTGCCCGCCGGCCTCGCGTCGCCAAACGGGTTGGCAGCCGAAGCGGTTTTCGATGCGCCAAACGGATTCTCCGCGGCAGCGCGCTTCGCTCCACCGAACGGATCGCGCGCGTCGGGCGCCTCGCCTGCGTCTTCCTCTACGGCTTCATCCTGTGTCTGCGCGAGGTTGTACTCGGAGCGCACCTGCTCCAGCACGCGCGCCACGCTCGCTTCGAAACCGGCCGCGTTGTGAAAGTGCTGCATCGTCCAGTTGCAGCCGCTGCGATCGGGCGCTTGCAATTGCGGGCGCGGCACGCCGATCTTCACGCCGTCGTCGACCACCTCCTGCAGCCGGTGGATGCGCCGATGCACTTCCTCCTGCAGCCGCGAAGCATTGAGCGTCTTGCGCAACATTGCGAATCTCCTTTCCTGTACGCGTCACGTCGCGCGAGTCTAGCGCAATGCCTCGCTCACGTCGCTACGTGGCCGGCGAATTCATGTGCGCGAGCGCGTCGCGCATCGAATCGCTCGGTATCACGATCTGCCCCGTGAACGGCGTATCGAGATCGGCGATCACATAGACCGCCGACGAAATGGACACCGCGCCCAGCACGATCAGCACGATCGCGAGCGCGTTGTGCGGCGCGACGAGCCCGAAGCTCAGAAAGATCAGGACCAGCCAGAGCGCGAGCATCGTGAAGAACGGCCGCGAGATCGTGCCATGCGCCTCTTCGATGAGACGCCAGCGCGTATCGGTCACGCGGTCGAACATCTGCGAGAGCGGGCTCACGAGCGCCTGGTGGTAGGCATCGTGTGGCGCGAGCGTTTCGATTTCGTGCCCTACCGAATCGAGCAGCGCGCCGAGCGGCCGGCTTTCGAGTTCGTCATTGTCGACGTCCGGATCATGCGGATAGTAGTTGCCCGGCGGCGGCTTTTCCTGCGTCCAGGTCGAGGCAATGGCGCTTGCCGTATAGGCGCGCAGCAAGGTGCGCGCCGCCGCCGCGTCGGGGCCGTAATCGCGCAAGCGTTGATCGAGTTGGATCAGGTCGGCGGCGTAGGCGCGCATGTCGTTGGTCGCCGTATCGAAGCTCGATTTCGCCGACGCGGTGAGCAGGCTCAGCACGAGCGCCGCAAACGTCACCAGCATGCCGATCACGAGTTGCACGAGTTGCACGGTTTCATGCTTGCGATGCTCCTCGGGCAGGAACGGCCGCAGCATGACGCCGAGGCCCGTGCCCCCGAGCAGCAGCGCGAATACGAGCAAGGCCTGCTGAATTTCGGTCACGGCGACGGCCTCCGTTCTTCGGCGGCGGCGTTTTCCACCTGTGCTGGCGTATCGCTGTGCGCCGCTACGGGCACCGAGGGCGCTGCGGGTGCTGCGGGCTCTGTGTGCGCTTTGGCGCCGCCGACGTTCAATGCGTCGATGCGCGTATGAATCGCCTTCGCTTCCGTCTCGCCCGGCACCAGATCCGGATGCGCCCGCGGCACCGCGAGCTTCCACGCGGCGTCCAGTTCACGCCGGATCGAGTCGTAGATCTCTTTCGAAATGGAGCGGTCTTCGTACATGGCCTGTACGCGCTCACGCCCTTCGCGCAGCGCGTAGAGCAGCAGCATGCGCCGCTCGAGCACGTCCGCCGCCTCGCCGAAACACTGGCGCACGTCCGCAAGCCCATGCTCGGCCTTCTCGATGCGAGCCTTCAATATCGTCTTGAGCAGCGCCGCAAGACGCTCGCCTAGCAGCGGCGTGAGGCTGCGGTCGTTGAACACGATCAGCTGATGCAGCACCACCCGCCGACACATCAGGAGTTCGAAGCGATCGGCGAGCGCGTCGACATATGGCTGCTGCACGCGCAGCCAGCGATAGAGAATGCGCGCGACGCGCATGCCCGGCGTATCCGCGAGGATTTTCGCCGCGGCGCGCTGATAGCCGAGGCGCCCGCCCGCGCGCGCCTCTTCGATCATGGCGTCGGTGTTGCGCATCATGGCGTCGAGATTGCGGATCGTGATGATGCCGCTGCCATACTGCGGAATCAGGTCGCGCTCCTTCGCCGCGAGAGTAACGAGGCCGATGACGAGACGCTCGCGGTCGGAAAGCGCGGCTTCGATATCGATCACAGTAGCGCTGATATACACGCTCTGCCGGAACGTGTGACAGGCCTCATCGGCGATCGCGTCGGGAATGTGAAAGGTGCGCGCCGCCATATGCACGCGCTCGGATACGCCGATCGACGAAAGCTGCACCGCCTTCGTCTGCAGCGCCTGCTCCTGCGGCGAAAGCAGATCGAGGCGCAGCCGGCGGATCAGCAGCTTGAGCGACGTGCCGTTCACGATCAGGCTCACGAGCACGAAGCCCGTCGCGAGAATCGCGACGAAACGGCGTGTGGAATCGGGCAGCGCCGTGTCCTGCGCGAGGCCGAGCGCGAGCACGAGTGTCACCGCGCCGCGCAGCCCGCCCCAGGCAATCACGAGCTTGTAGGCGGCGCTGACCGGCTCGGTGAGCCGCAGGCGGCTCAGGAGCGGAAGCATGCCGAACACCACGACGACCCGCGCCACGAAAGCCGCCACCACCACCACGGCGAGCGCGACGAGATCGATCCACTGCGCGTTGCGCAGCGTGGCCGGAATCTGCATGGCCGCGAGCAGAAAGATCGCCGCGCCCGCCATGGCCGCGATCTGCTCCCAGATCAGTTGCAGATGCTTCCAGTTCACGGGCGACAGGCGCGTGCTCCCCAGGCCGCTAATGACGAGCCCCGCCGCGACCACGGCCACCACGCCCGAGACGTGCAACATCTGGTCAGCGAAGAGATACAGCGGATACGGCAGCGCGAAACTGAGCGAAATC belongs to Paraburkholderia flagellata and includes:
- a CDS encoding cytochrome P450/oxidoreductase; translated protein: MSETPSQSTGRCPFPHAAGEAPSAAPRCPVSANAAAFDPFSDGYQQDPPEYVRWAREQEPVFYSPQLGYWVVTRYADIKAIFRDNLTFSPSIALEKITPTGPEANAVLESYGYAMNRTLVNEDEPAHMPRRRVLMEPFTPEHLKHHEPMVRRLTREYVDRFIDAGRADLVDEMLWEVPLTVALHFLGVPEEDMDLLRKYSIAHTVNTWGRPRPEEQVEVAHAVGNFWQFAGKVLDKMRQNPDGPGWMQYGIRKQKTHPEVVTDSYLHSMMMAGIVAAHETTANATANAMKLLLQHPNAWREICEDPSLIPNAVEECLRHNGSVAAWRRLATKDVQIGGIDIPAGSKLLIVTSSANHDERHFADADLFDIRRDNASDHVTFGYGSHQCMGKNLARMEMQIFLEEFTRRLPHMRLAEQTFSYVPNTSFRGPEHLRVEWDPVQNPERTNAALLGAHVPVRIGEPSAHALSRPVVVERVDAVAEGIVRLRLVAPDGGALPRWAPGAHIDVECGDTGISRQYSLCSDPADAGAFEIAVLRETQSRGGSAWVHDTLRAGMRLKIRGPRNHFRLDEEGRRAIFIAGGIGITPVSAMARRARELGIDYELHYSGRSRKTMALADELAQLHGERLHMHVSEEGTRNDFAALRVDEHTRVYACGPARMLEALEACSEAWPEDALRVEHFAASGGKLDPSQEQAFEVELKDSGLVLNVGADQTVLDALRRANIDVQSDCEEGLCGSCEVRVLAGEIDHRDVVLTRAERDTQTRMMTCCSRAKSGRLILEL
- a CDS encoding IclR family transcriptional regulator; this encodes MKAAAAPRERRQRVQSAQTGMAVLKGLARLGGRASLSGLAACVGESPAKVHRYLVSLIEEGLVAQDTTTQQYLLGVEAMMIGVAAMRQADPVRIAEPALVRLRETLEVTSFVAVMGNKGPTIIRFEEPGLPVTVNVRVGSVMSLLWSSTGRVFLGLLDDTRVLAQAEEELAHADASLRAQLSTSDPIGTLRRDVQTARCASVRDTNLKGISAVSAPLFDHTGKLCGVLTALGATGGFDATPDGPNGRAVRREADAVSALLGYVAQGA
- a CDS encoding cytochrome-c peroxidase → MTVLFASHTARRAVTAALAVTAAAVAAFSVSRADAAQPVTVAPTKQSAPSVPYSDVAALGKLIFNDPALSASGRMSCASCHSPAHAYGPPNGLAAQFGGPDLRSQGTRAVPTLAYVLNRTPVWTHVQAASIYERLTDADSPPSGGFAWDGRFNTLHDQALFPLFNANEMANRDAGEVVAKLERAPYAARFKQVFGETIFVSKDTALRQAMAAVERYELEDPGFRPYTSKFDAYLDGRAQLTASEMRGKKLFDDPNSGNCASCHIDQPGANGAHPLFTDFQFEALGVPRNPELRANRDPKYYDEGLCGPVRTDVAKNRLYCGLFKTPTLRNVATRQVFFHNGRFHTLRDALRFYVERDTNPAKWYSKDARGHVVKFDDLPPELRANIDTVDEPLTRKEGGRPAWNANDIDDVVAFLKTLNDGYLQTPANSIAPPTATLTKR
- a CDS encoding alkaline phosphatase family protein, coding for MAVRFTGKIGARFSASLVSIFAALFVSLFVSACGPSGSSPSTAGTVQAIKHVFIITLENENYTTTFGANTKAPYLATTLAAQGALVQQYYGTGHVSLDNYISMISGQSPTLQTDNDCTTYEDFNLTGMTPDGQAIGTGCVYPSSVKTIADQLTAAHYTWKGYEGDMGNDPARESATCGHPALGTTDLTNTQEAPNATTPAGDSYATRHNPFMYFHSIIDSTDCGNNVVNLDKLTTDLQKVSTTANFNFITPSTCDDGHDSPCANGATGGLVSADAFLQKWVPIITASPAFQQDGLLIINFDESSYAQVTMPNASEVDFTFAGDTCCGQQEGPNLGTFPQSAAMGTVPAAYLSKLGINAPGLTGNINLVLNKQSYGGDRTGAVMISKFIKPGTVSTVPYNHYSMLKSIEDMFGLGYLGYAGQSGLASFGKDIFTNL
- a CDS encoding NYN domain-containing protein, whose amino-acid sequence is MASPQENISMAVFCDFENVALGVRDAKIDRFDIQPVLERLLLKGSIVVKKAYCDWERYKGFKAAMHEASFELIEIPHVRQSGKNSADIRLVVDALDLCYTKSHVDTFVIVSGDSDFSPLVSKLRENAKKVIGVGVKHSTSDLLVANCDEFIFYDDLVRDLVRDQQAQGKGKNKDGSAAKRQGGEERQPKQDGDERRSKAVGFAIETLDALILERGESGKIWASVLKSAIKRRRPDFNETRYGFRAFGNLLEEAQSRGLLEVGRDDKSGTWVSRLNPPPLPAAAASAPAPESPQPRTEEPRGRRKGRRNGRGSGAEHAREAAVEQSVEQSVETQSEIPFEPVEVPVHAAHGHEAALPFFAEPFDANGRTHAPQEAHETPEPAAEVETAAPAPARARKTTARKSPARKRTSKKAAETAPSAADEPPSAAAAPAEPAARKAPSRARRTRKAAAEES
- a CDS encoding bestrophin-like domain, which codes for MTEIQQALLVFALLLGGTGLGVMLRPFLPEEHRKHETVQLVQLVIGMLVTFAALVLSLLTASAKSSFDTATNDMRAYAADLIQLDQRLRDYGPDAAAARTLLRAYTASAIASTWTQEKPPPGNYYPHDPDVDNDELESRPLGALLDSVGHEIETLAPHDAYHQALVSPLSQMFDRVTDTRWRLIEEAHGTISRPFFTMLALWLVLIFLSFGLVAPHNALAIVLIVLGAVSISSAVYVIADLDTPFTGQIVIPSDSMRDALAHMNSPAT
- a CDS encoding cation:proton antiporter, yielding MVIHVLLLSGFLLASIALVQAVSLRWSISESVLLAAWGFTLGGIYLVSGEAWPALSANFVIPALAPRLPPEAYLWIFLPPLLFQAALSVNVREMLGDAAPILLLAVVAVFVATGVVGGAVRLTGLGPLADGLLLGAMIATTDPSAVLAVFREVGAPERLVRLVEGESLLNDAAAIAIAGVLIAAITGDAANVSATAALRAFGIALGGGLLVGALAGRVFAWLLPLLGGEGKAEISLSFALPYPLYLFADQMLHVSGVVAVVAAGLVISGLGSTRLSPVNWKHLQLIWEQIAAMAGAAIFLLAAMQIPATLRNAQWIDLVALAVVVVAAFVARVVVVFGMLPLLSRLRLTEPVSAAYKLVIAWGGLRGAVTLVLALGLAQDTALPDSTRRFVAILATGFVLVSLIVNGTSLKLLIRRLRLDLLSPQEQALQTKAVQLSSIGVSERVHMAARTFHIPDAIADEACHTFRQSVYISATVIDIEAALSDRERLVIGLVTLAAKERDLIPQYGSGIITIRNLDAMMRNTDAMIEEARAGGRLGYQRAAAKILADTPGMRVARILYRWLRVQQPYVDALADRFELLMCRRVVLHQLIVFNDRSLTPLLGERLAALLKTILKARIEKAEHGLADVRQCFGEAADVLERRMLLLYALREGRERVQAMYEDRSISKEIYDSIRRELDAAWKLAVPRAHPDLVPGETEAKAIHTRIDALNVGGAKAHTEPAAPAAPSVPVAAHSDTPAQVENAAAEERRPSP